The genomic segment CATCGGTCAGCAGATTGCTGGCCCGGTGGTTCGCTTCGGGCACGATGAAATTATTGAATATCATCAACCCGATCATGATGACGCCGACGACCACCAGGGGCGTTTTTAAAATTGAAAAAAACGAGATCCCGCTGGTTTTAAGGGCCAGGATCTCATTGTCCTGACTGAACCGGCCAAAGCTCATGACGATCGCGACCAGGATCGCCATGGGCGCCGTGAACGAAATAATGAAAGGCAAAGTGTAGATCAGGATCTGACCGACAATAGCTAGCGCCAGCCCTTTGCGCACGATCAGGTCGATCAGCCTGAAAAGCTGGTCCATGAGCAGGATGAACGTCAGCGCGAATATTGAAAAAACACAAGGCGGCAGGAATTCTTTTAAAAAATAACGGTCGATCACCCTGGTCATTTTATCAAACCCTGCTCGCGCAGGCTGTTGATCGCGTCGAATGCGTTCATCAAGGGCGCCGGCGCAGCGGGTTTCAGGTCGGGGTCAATGGGCAGGATCCCGTATTCCACCAGCCTCATGTACGGCAGGTACAGGAATGAATGGCTGGATATGGCCGGTACCGCGTAGAAGTGCCGGGGATAAAAAGGCGGCAATTTTGAGTCCAGCGCGATAATAAGATTGCCGCCGGTAAGAGTGTCCTGTTCATAAAGGTTGCCGTCCGGGAAACGGAAAAGCAGCCCCTGCTCGACCGCGTAGGAAACCGGGTCGATGCCTAAACTCATCTGCGCCGCCCCGCACGTCAACTCGGCGAGGAGCTGCCTGGTCAACGGGAACTCGGCATTGAACCGTGTTCTCATGGATGGTCTAATCTTCTCAAGTATCCCGGACATGCCCGAAAAATCCGAGCGCCGCTGGCGGTAACGGAACAGGTGCAGGTAGACGTTTACATCGCTGCTCTTTCGTCTTACGAATTCTTCGAGGACGCCGATGCCTTTTTCGGTTTCGCCAAGGCGCTGGTAACAATCGAAAAGGTAATAAAGGACCGTGTCATTCTGCGCCCGTTTCACCGAGAACCGGGTGAATTTGCCCGCGGCCTGTTCGAAGTCGCCGCGTTTATAGAACTCCAGCCCGTGCTGGAATTCGTTCTGTCTCTTGAAAAAAAAGCAGCTGGTGAATACGAGAATCAGGGTCCAAAAATAATGGCAACGCGGCATTCTTTCAGTAGCGCCAGATTTCTCTTTGAACCGTGGATCCGGCGGGCATCGAACATTGAGATCTTTATATCCGTCATTTTTGCGCCGCTTACGCCCAGCGCCTGAATCCTCAATGGATAATACCCGATCCGGTTGTTGTTATAGACGTCGCTGGTCGAATACAGGACAAGACCGCCATCGATCACGAATCTGGGATCGGCGAAATTTATCGCATAGACTTCCTCGGAAAGATTATCGATGACACGGGGAAAAAGCGCCGGCGTCAGTCCCAGATTACGGCAATCGATGACGATGCCGGTGAACTCGGTCGACTCCGTCTCCTTGGGAACAAGATCGATGCCGGCCGGCACCGGTCTGTCATCAGGCCATTCCTGTCCGCAGGACGGGCAGAGCATGGGTACGACGAGCTTGGGTGCCTTTGTTTCCGGAATTAAAACGGCAAGTATTTTCCCCGGCAATGCCAATTTGGAATTATATTCAACGCTGCCGTCGGTCAGGTAGTGTTGATCGACCCTGACATTCTGGCTTAATAACTCGTTCAGCATGGTCTCGCGGCTGAAATTCGCCACTAGAAAATCCATGACCGTCCGGTTGGCGTCATAGGACAGGGCATAGAGCTCGCTTTTGAGGTTGTGCCCGATATCCGCGATATTGTTGGTGTTGCCGGGCGCGGTAATTGTCAGCGTGGGCCAGTCCATGTCGGCACACAAAACAGAGACCGCTACCGCCAAAAGACCAACTATTATTTTCTTCATTCATTGCTCCTTAGTTAAGTAGTTGCCGTATTTTTGTGTCATTGCGAGGAGTCCCGAGGGACGACGAAGCAATCTCTGAAAAACCTGTAAACAACTGGGATTGCTTCGCATAAAGATCGCTCGCAATGACAAAACCTCCCCGCGACCACTTTCCAACTTCTCCCGTATTTCTTGCGAAACACGGGACACTCAATTTTCCAGCCAAATCATGCGAAAGATTTGGGGAAAATTGGTGACAGCGGGCGACGGGATTCGAACCCGCGACCCTCGGCTTGGGAAGCCGATGCTCTACCGGTGAGCTACACCCGCGCACAGAATAAAAAATAGTAACTAGTAAATGGTAATTGGCAATTAAAATAAGTAATAAAACTGATTACCACCTACCGGGCTTTTCTAACAATAAAATTATACTTTAAAAATTCGCCGGTGTCAATGACAATGGAGAGTTTACTCCAGGTACGCCAGTGGGTCAACCGGTTTTCCGTCTTTTCTCAGTTCGAAATGAAGGATCGGTCCGGAAAGCGAACCGCTCTCGCCTACGCGTCCAATGATCCTGCCTTTTACGACCTCATTCCCGACGCTTACCAGAAATTCGGAAAGATGCCCGTACAGAGAATAATAACCGTCCAGGTGGTCGATCAGCACCAGGTTGCCGTAACCCATGAACCGGCCCGCGTAGACCACTTTCCCGGGCGCCACGGCGGTGACGTTATCGCCGTACTTGCTGCCGATATCTATGCCGTTGTTCTTGGTCGTCGTATTATACTTTGGGTGAATCACCTTGCCGAACTTGGTGAGCACGGAACCATCGCATGGCCAGGGCAGCCTTCCCTTGTTGATCTCCAGGTAGTTATTGCCCGTGTTCGTTTTTTCTTTTTCCCTTTTCTTTTCCAGAGATACGATCAGTTCCTCGAGCTTGCGCTGCGCGCTCTTCAGGTCTTTTTCCAGCGCTTTTTTATTTTTCTCCTGCTGCGCGACCTTATCCAGGATGCGGTTCTTTTCATTACGCTCATCGTTCAGCCGCTGCAGTTCGCCTTCTTTTTCGTCGCGCCTGGAATTGATGGTATTGATCAGATCTTCCCTCATTTTTTTGTCGGTCAGGTATTTTTCCCAATCGCTCTTGAACTCAAAAAAAGCTCGCTGGTCGTTCTTGGCAAGGATCTGTAGGTAATAGGAAGTAGACATGATCTCGGGCAGCGATTTCGAAGAAAACAGGATCTCCAGCTTATAGAATGGCGTCCATTTGTACAAACGCACCAGCCGTTCCCTGAGGTCGTCCTTGCGTGACCTCATTTTGCTTTCCAGCTGCGCGAGTTCCCTGGTCAGATCGGCAACTTTGTTGCGTTCATAACTCTCCTGAGCCGACAACTCGTCGATATATTTTATCGTGAGACCGATCCCCTCATCGATCTTCTCGATGTGTGCCAGCGTGCCCACTTTTTCCTTTTCAAGCTGCTTGATCTCCTGCCGCACATCGGTAAGTTTCTGTTTCAGCTGGTCAAGTTCCTTCTGTTTCTGGCTGATCTGCGCGGTCAGAAAGCAGACCAGTATCAAGACCAGTTTCATCGCAGGAATTTCCTCAGGGCGATGCTTGAGCCCAGCACACCCAGAACCATGCCGGCAGCCAGGTCGCCCAGCAAAAAATACGTTTTCGGAAAATATATGTTCTGGAAAAAAGTAACGCCGATTCTCACGGTAACCACCGTCAGAATAAAGGCGATCACTGCGCCAATGACCCCCTGGATGAGCCCCTGAAATATGAACGGTGTCACGATGAAATTGTTGGAGGCGCCGACGAGCTTCATAATCTCGATCTCCAGCGAACGCGCAAAGATCGTTAGTTTTATCGTCTGGAATATCACGAATACCACCGACAGGATAATGATCACCAGAAGGCCGATATCAAACGTCGTGATGACCTTGGTTATGCGCTTCAGGTTATCGACCAGCTCGCCGCCGAAGATCACCTCTTTCACGCCTCGCAGCAGCGTGACTTTCTCACTGATCTCCTTAAGACCGGCCATATTGCGGTATTTTGACTGGAGTTTGATCCGCAGAGAAGCGGGCAGGGGGCTGTCTTCAAAAACCTTGAGCACCTCCCGGTTTTCGTTCATTTCATTCTGGAGTTCGGCCAGCGCCACGTCCGGCGAAATATATATGACATCCCTGACCCCGTTGATCTTGAGAATATTGGTCTTCAAGCGGTCGACATCGACATGATCTTCAAGAAAAGTTATGATCTCTATTTTTTCTTCCAGCGAATTGACAAGCGCATAGAGGTTCACGGTCACCAGAGCGAAAACGGACAATAGAAAGAACGATATGGCAGCGACCAGCAGGGACAGCATGAAGAGCGAGCTGTTGCGGGTGATCGTCCGGTACGCTTCTCTAAACCCAAGCCGTAATGCCATTTTATCCGCGCTCGCTTTTTGTTAACCCTGCTTTGATTTTGTCCGGTCACCCATTGCCCGGCCTATTCGGACGGCAGCATTTTGCCGTCCAGGAGCTGAATAACCTGTTTTTTTGCCCTCTTGACCAGGTTCTGGTTATGGGTTGCCGCCATGATTGTGGTCCCTTTCAGGTTTATATCCAGCAGGATATCAAGGATATCGTTGGAGCTGTTGAAATCAAGATTTCCGGTCGGCTCATCCGCCAGTAAGATATAAGGATCGCGTACCAGCGCCCGCGCGATCGCCACCTTCTGCTGTTCACCACCGGATAATTGGTATGGGTAATTGAATTTTTTATGGCTGAGCCGCAGATAGGTCAGGACATCCATGATCTTTTTCTTCAGGTCACGGGGCGGTGTGTCGGTGACCTCAAGGGCGAAAGCCACGTTTTCCTCGACGGTCCGGTCATCAAGGAGCTTGAAATCCTGGAAAATCACGCCGATCTTCCGTCTCAGCAGAGGCACATCTTTTCTTTTCATGAGCCTCAGGTTTTCTTCGAAAACCTTGACCGTTCCCTTACTTGGCTCCTCGTCCTTATAAACGAGTTTCAGGATCGTGCTCTTGCCGGCGCCGGTCGGGCCGGTGAGAAAGACAAAATCGCCTTTTTGCACCTCGAATGAAACATCCTGCAGCGCAATCCAGTCTTTCTGGAAGATCTTGGTTACCTTGT from the bacterium genome contains:
- a CDS encoding peptidoglycan DD-metalloendopeptidase family protein → MKLVLILVCFLTAQISQKQKELDQLKQKLTDVRQEIKQLEKEKVGTLAHIEKIDEGIGLTIKYIDELSAQESYERNKVADLTRELAQLESKMRSRKDDLRERLVRLYKWTPFYKLEILFSSKSLPEIMSTSYYLQILAKNDQRAFFEFKSDWEKYLTDKKMREDLINTINSRRDEKEGELQRLNDERNEKNRILDKVAQQEKNKKALEKDLKSAQRKLEELIVSLEKKREKEKTNTGNNYLEINKGRLPWPCDGSVLTKFGKVIHPKYNTTTKNNGIDIGSKYGDNVTAVAPGKVVYAGRFMGYGNLVLIDHLDGYYSLYGHLSEFLVSVGNEVVKGRIIGRVGESGSLSGPILHFELRKDGKPVDPLAYLE
- a CDS encoding permease-like cell division protein FtsX is translated as MALRLGFREAYRTITRNSSLFMLSLLVAAISFFLLSVFALVTVNLYALVNSLEEKIEIITFLEDHVDVDRLKTNILKINGVRDVIYISPDVALAELQNEMNENREVLKVFEDSPLPASLRIKLQSKYRNMAGLKEISEKVTLLRGVKEVIFGGELVDNLKRITKVITTFDIGLLVIIILSVVFVIFQTIKLTIFARSLEIEIMKLVGASNNFIVTPFIFQGLIQGVIGAVIAFILTVVTVRIGVTFFQNIYFPKTYFLLGDLAAGMVLGVLGSSIALRKFLR
- the ftsE gene encoding cell division ATP-binding protein FtsE; translation: MISFDKVTKIFQKDWIALQDVSFEVQKGDFVFLTGPTGAGKSTILKLVYKDEEPSKGTVKVFEENLRLMKRKDVPLLRRKIGVIFQDFKLLDDRTVEENVAFALEVTDTPPRDLKKKIMDVLTYLRLSHKKFNYPYQLSGGEQQKVAIARALVRDPYILLADEPTGNLDFNSSNDILDILLDINLKGTTIMAATHNQNLVKRAKKQVIQLLDGKMLPSE